One genomic segment of Stenotrophomonas sp. 704A1 includes these proteins:
- a CDS encoding endonuclease/exonuclease/phosphatase family protein, with the protein MLTANIQAGSSTRRYSDYVTRSWSHALPAGRKRSSLDAIATLARGHDIVGLQEADPGSLRSGFTNQTHYLAQRAGFNYWSHQPNRRMGGVASSANGLLSRLEPVEVQDHALPGRIGGRGVLLAKFGDGADGLAVAVAHLSLGAGSRMAQLGFIAELLSDHPNAVLMGDFNCLAERPEMQVLYQKTRLQPPGCIVPTFPSWRPDRAIDHILVSSGLQTRTVEAVPAAFSDHLALAMQIDVPSGALR; encoded by the coding sequence TTGCTGACGGCCAACATCCAGGCCGGCTCAAGTACCCGCCGCTACAGCGACTATGTGACCCGCAGCTGGTCACATGCGCTGCCGGCGGGACGCAAACGCAGCAGCCTGGACGCGATCGCCACGCTGGCGCGCGGCCATGACATCGTCGGCCTGCAGGAGGCCGATCCGGGCAGCCTGCGCTCGGGCTTCACCAACCAGACCCACTACCTGGCCCAGCGCGCCGGCTTCAATTACTGGAGCCACCAGCCGAACCGGCGCATGGGGGGCGTGGCGTCCAGCGCCAATGGCCTGCTGAGCAGGCTGGAACCGGTGGAAGTGCAGGACCATGCCCTGCCCGGCCGTATCGGCGGGCGCGGCGTGCTGCTGGCCAAGTTCGGCGACGGTGCCGACGGCCTGGCCGTGGCGGTGGCACATCTGTCGCTGGGTGCCGGTTCGCGGATGGCGCAGCTGGGGTTCATCGCCGAACTGCTGTCCGACCACCCCAACGCGGTGCTGATGGGCGATTTCAACTGCCTGGCCGAGCGCCCGGAAATGCAGGTGCTGTACCAGAAGACCCGGCTGCAGCCGCCCGGCTGCATCGTGCCGACCTTCCCCAGCTGGCGCCCGGACCGCGCGATCGACCACATCCTGGTCAGCAGTGGCCTGCAGACGCGGACCGTGGAAGCGGTGCCGGCTGCGTTCTCCGACCATCTCGCCCTGGCGATGCAGATCGACGTGCCGTCCGGCGCGCTGCGCTGA
- a CDS encoding EamA family transporter, producing MQTSRIAPMLPALAVLGSVTALAIGTSYAKQLFPLIGAQGTSALRVGFSALLLLLFWRPWRWKTRRADAITILRYGLTLGLMNLLFYMAIRTIPFGIAVAIEFTGPLTVAMLSSRRPIDFLWVGCAAAGLLLLLPLGGGPALDPAGVLYAMGAAACWGLYIVFGKRAGHLHAGHSVSLGLLAASLVVVPVGVIHAGAALLEPKILLAGLLVALVSSAIPMSLEMMALKRLPKETFGILISMEPAVAALWAMLLLHEHLHGLQWLAIGCTVLASVGSTMTARRLKVPAAQAG from the coding sequence ATGCAGACGTCTCGAATCGCGCCGATGTTGCCGGCGCTGGCGGTGCTCGGCTCGGTCACCGCACTGGCCATCGGTACCTCCTACGCCAAGCAGCTGTTCCCCCTGATCGGTGCCCAGGGCACCAGCGCGCTGCGCGTTGGCTTCTCGGCGCTGTTGCTGCTGCTGTTCTGGCGGCCATGGCGCTGGAAGACCCGCCGCGCGGATGCGATCACCATTCTGCGTTATGGCCTGACCCTGGGCCTGATGAACCTGCTGTTCTACATGGCCATCCGCACCATTCCGTTCGGCATCGCGGTGGCCATCGAGTTCACCGGGCCGCTGACGGTGGCGATGCTGTCCTCGCGGCGGCCGATCGACTTCCTCTGGGTGGGCTGCGCTGCCGCCGGCCTGCTGCTGTTGCTGCCGCTGGGCGGTGGCCCGGCGCTGGATCCGGCGGGCGTGCTGTACGCCATGGGGGCGGCGGCGTGCTGGGGGCTCTACATCGTGTTCGGCAAGCGCGCCGGCCACCTGCATGCCGGGCATTCGGTGTCGCTGGGGCTGCTGGCCGCGTCGCTGGTGGTGGTGCCGGTGGGCGTGATCCATGCCGGGGCCGCGCTGCTCGAACCGAAGATCCTGCTGGCCGGCCTGCTGGTGGCGCTGGTCTCCAGCGCGATCCCGATGTCCCTGGAGATGATGGCGCTCAAGCGCCTGCCCAAGGAGACCTTCGGCATCCTGATCAGCATGGAGCCGGCCGTGGCCGCGCTGTGGGCGATGCTGCTGCTGCACGAGCACCTGCATGGATTGCAGTGGCTGGCCATCGGCTGCACGGTGCTGGCCTCGGTGGGCAGCACGATGACCGCGCGGCGGTTGAAGGTGCCAGCGGCGCAGGCAGGGTAG
- a CDS encoding Lrp/AsnC family transcriptional regulator: protein MATAPVLDSFDRAILALLQRDNTLPQRQIAEAVHLSTPAVQRRIRRLQDSGVIAANVAVIDASRVGRPLTIIVEVRVVSEQREKVAPFRRRVQDDPAVQQCYAITGDSDFLLLLSAASMDEYEAITERLFGGDDNIERFRTSVALGTLKRSFDVPLTPAV from the coding sequence ATGGCCACCGCCCCCGTGCTGGACAGCTTCGACCGCGCCATCCTGGCCCTGTTGCAGCGGGACAACACCCTGCCGCAACGGCAGATCGCCGAAGCCGTGCACCTGTCCACGCCGGCCGTGCAGCGGCGCATCAGGCGCCTGCAGGACAGCGGCGTGATCGCGGCCAACGTGGCGGTGATCGATGCCTCCAGGGTGGGCCGGCCATTGACCATCATCGTCGAGGTGCGCGTGGTCAGCGAGCAGCGCGAAAAGGTCGCCCCGTTCCGCCGTCGCGTGCAGGACGACCCCGCCGTGCAGCAGTGCTACGCGATCACCGGCGACAGTGACTTCCTGCTGCTGCTCTCGGCGGCGTCGATGGACGAGTACGAAGCGATCACCGAGCGCCTGTTCGGTGGCGATGACAACATCGAGCGCTTCCGCACCTCGGTGGCGCTGGGCACGTTGAAGCGGAGTTTCGACGTGCCGCTGACACCGGCTGTGTAG
- a CDS encoding M23 family metallopeptidase: protein MIRSPSPARHLRRWLLRVVLLLIASVGAMALWNSPWAAAPKMLWTLSRMPPAAELPVPVDGVRPRQIADTFGAPRGRDRTHAGIDIFAARGTPVRSATPGVVADIRDSGLGGRQVWVIGPGRERYYYAHLEDWAEGLARGQVVQPGDLLGHVGDSGNAKGTPPHLHWGIYGSEGARDPRPLLR from the coding sequence ATGATCCGATCCCCCTCCCCTGCCCGACACCTGCGCCGCTGGCTGCTCCGCGTCGTACTGCTGCTGATCGCCAGCGTCGGCGCCATGGCGTTGTGGAACAGCCCGTGGGCCGCCGCACCAAAGATGCTGTGGACACTCTCGCGCATGCCACCGGCCGCCGAACTGCCGGTGCCGGTGGACGGCGTGCGGCCGCGGCAGATCGCCGATACCTTCGGCGCACCACGCGGACGCGACCGCACCCACGCCGGCATCGATATCTTCGCCGCGCGCGGCACCCCGGTGCGCAGCGCAACCCCCGGCGTTGTCGCCGACATCCGCGACAGCGGCCTCGGTGGCCGCCAGGTCTGGGTGATCGGTCCCGGGCGCGAGCGCTACTACTACGCGCACCTGGAAGACTGGGCCGAGGGCCTGGCGCGCGGCCAGGTGGTGCAACCGGGCGACCTGCTCGGCCATGTCGGCGACAGCGGCAACGCCAAGGGCACGCCGCCGCACCTGCACTGGGGCATCTACGGCAGCGAAGGCGCCCGCGACCCGCGCCCGCTGCTGCGCTGA
- the yihA gene encoding ribosome biogenesis GTP-binding protein YihA/YsxC has product MSLLIERAQYHLSAHNMGQLPPDEGAEVAFAGRSNAGKSSALNALTRQNSLARVSKTPGRTQQLVFFKVTEDAHLVDLPGYGYAKVPLDLQAHWQAFIDRYFRTREALKGLVVVMDIRHPLKDYDRQMLAYAVQRGLPAHALLTKADKLSRSQQMQTLQKVRKELHSSFGDTVSVQVFSGAARTGVDEARGIIGGWLGLE; this is encoded by the coding sequence ATGTCATTGCTCATCGAACGCGCCCAATACCACCTGTCTGCCCACAACATGGGGCAGCTGCCGCCCGATGAGGGGGCCGAAGTGGCCTTTGCAGGACGCTCCAACGCCGGCAAGTCCAGTGCTCTCAACGCATTGACCCGCCAGAACAGCCTGGCCCGGGTCTCCAAGACCCCCGGCCGCACCCAGCAGCTGGTGTTCTTCAAGGTCACCGAAGACGCCCATCTGGTCGATCTGCCCGGTTACGGCTATGCCAAGGTGCCGCTGGACCTGCAGGCGCACTGGCAGGCCTTCATCGATCGCTACTTCCGCACCCGTGAGGCCCTGAAGGGGCTGGTGGTGGTGATGGACATCCGCCATCCGCTGAAGGATTACGACCGGCAGATGCTGGCCTATGCCGTGCAGCGTGGCCTGCCGGCGCATGCGCTGCTGACCAAGGCCGACAAGCTCAGCCGCAGCCAGCAGATGCAGACCCTGCAGAAGGTGCGCAAGGAGCTGCATTCTTCCTTTGGTGATACGGTCAGCGTGCAGGTGTTCTCCGGTGCCGCCCGTACCGGCGTTGACGAAGCCCGCGGCATCATCGGTGGTTGGTTGGGGTTGGAATAA
- a CDS encoding glutamate--cysteine ligase, which produces MSSPSHVADTPITDRSQLVQEIASGEKPRSQWRIGTEHEKFGFRLDDLRPPTFDGERGIEALLNGLVRFGWTPVQENGNTIALLRDGASVTLEPAGQLELSGAALETIHQTCVETGTHLNEVAQVAGELQLGFLGMGFQPKWAREEMPWMPKGRYRIMRSYMPKVGSLGLDMMTRTCTVQVNLDYASEADMVKKFRVSLALQPIATALFADSPFTEGKPNGYLSYRSHIWTDTDADRTGMLDFVFDDGFGYERYVDYLLDVPMYFSYRDGIYHDASGQSFRDFMQGRLPVLPGALPTLRDWSDHTTTAFPEVRLKKYLEMRGADGGPWSRLCALPAFWVGLLYDDTALDAAWDLVRDFSLAERHALRDGVPRHALNLPFRTGTVRDLAREALKISVEGLKRRAARNADGQDESKFLDVLQEIVESGLTPAERKLALFHGRWHGDVDPVFREFAY; this is translated from the coding sequence TTGTCGAGCCCCAGCCACGTCGCCGATACGCCCATTACCGATCGCTCGCAGCTGGTGCAGGAGATCGCTTCCGGCGAGAAGCCCCGTTCGCAATGGCGCATCGGTACCGAGCACGAGAAGTTCGGATTCCGCCTGGATGATCTGCGTCCGCCGACGTTCGATGGCGAGCGCGGTATCGAAGCGCTGCTCAACGGCCTGGTCCGCTTCGGCTGGACCCCGGTGCAGGAAAACGGCAACACCATCGCCCTGCTGCGCGACGGCGCTTCGGTAACCCTGGAGCCGGCCGGGCAGCTGGAACTGTCCGGTGCCGCGCTGGAAACCATCCACCAGACCTGCGTGGAAACCGGCACCCACCTCAACGAAGTGGCACAGGTGGCCGGTGAGCTGCAGCTGGGCTTCCTCGGCATGGGCTTCCAGCCGAAGTGGGCGCGCGAGGAGATGCCGTGGATGCCCAAGGGCCGCTACAGGATCATGCGTTCGTACATGCCCAAGGTCGGTTCGCTGGGCCTGGACATGATGACCCGCACCTGCACGGTGCAGGTGAATCTGGATTACGCCAGCGAAGCGGACATGGTGAAGAAGTTCCGCGTGTCGCTGGCACTGCAGCCGATCGCCACCGCACTGTTTGCCGACTCGCCGTTCACCGAGGGCAAGCCGAACGGCTACCTGAGCTACCGTTCGCACATCTGGACCGACACCGATGCCGACCGCACCGGCATGCTCGACTTCGTGTTCGACGACGGCTTCGGTTACGAGCGCTATGTCGACTACCTGCTCGACGTGCCGATGTACTTTTCCTATCGCGATGGCATCTATCACGATGCCAGCGGGCAGAGCTTCCGCGATTTCATGCAGGGCAGGCTGCCGGTGCTGCCGGGCGCGTTGCCGACCCTGCGCGACTGGTCCGACCACACCACCACCGCGTTCCCGGAAGTACGCCTGAAGAAGTACCTGGAAATGCGTGGCGCCGATGGCGGTCCGTGGAGCCGGCTGTGTGCGCTGCCGGCGTTCTGGGTGGGCCTGCTGTACGACGACACCGCGCTGGATGCGGCGTGGGACCTGGTGCGCGATTTCAGCCTGGCCGAGCGCCACGCGCTGCGCGACGGCGTGCCCAGGCATGCGTTGAACCTGCCGTTCCGCACCGGCACCGTGCGCGACCTGGCCCGCGAAGCGCTGAAGATTTCCGTGGAAGGCCTGAAGCGCCGCGCCGCGCGCAATGCCGATGGCCAGGACGAAAGCAAGTTCCTGGACGTGCTGCAGGAGATCGTCGAGTCCGGCCTGACCCCGGCCGAACGCAAGCTGGCGCTGTTCCATGGCCGCTGGCATGGCGACGTGGACCCGGTGTTCCGCGAATTCGCGTATTGA
- a CDS encoding thiol:disulfide interchange protein DsbA/DsbL, giving the protein MKTRFAALALAALLPILAACKADDGTANTTAPAAPAATPAATEPAAAPAAGSDATAPAAEGDKAPADAAPAAAAAPTTAALTGPAPVEGADYQLIPNGQPFQPAAGKVEVAEIFGYVCPACAAFQPLVGPWKAGLPSDVNFVYVPAMFGNTWDDYGRAFYAAQTLGVQEKTHEALYAAIHSQKTLKGERGRDSVEDIAKFYAAYGVDPKQFAATMGSFAVNAKTNSAKQFAQRSQISGTPSIIVNGKYLVKGKSFPDMLRIADHLIARERGAAQAH; this is encoded by the coding sequence ATGAAGACCCGTTTCGCCGCCCTCGCACTCGCAGCGCTGCTGCCGATCCTGGCGGCCTGCAAGGCCGACGACGGCACCGCCAACACCACCGCCCCGGCAGCGCCGGCAGCGACCCCGGCGGCCACCGAACCCGCCGCCGCCCCGGCCGCAGGCAGCGACGCGACCGCCCCGGCGGCCGAAGGCGACAAGGCCCCGGCAGACGCCGCACCGGCCGCTGCAGCGGCCCCGACCACGGCCGCACTGACCGGCCCGGCCCCGGTGGAAGGCGCCGACTACCAGCTGATCCCGAACGGCCAGCCGTTCCAGCCGGCAGCGGGCAAGGTCGAAGTGGCCGAGATCTTCGGCTATGTCTGCCCGGCCTGTGCCGCGTTCCAGCCGCTGGTGGGGCCGTGGAAGGCGGGCCTGCCCAGCGACGTGAACTTCGTCTACGTGCCGGCCATGTTCGGCAACACCTGGGATGACTACGGCCGCGCCTTCTACGCTGCGCAGACCCTGGGCGTGCAGGAGAAGACCCACGAAGCGCTGTATGCCGCCATCCACTCGCAGAAGACCCTGAAGGGCGAGCGCGGTCGTGATTCGGTCGAGGACATCGCCAAGTTCTATGCCGCCTACGGCGTGGATCCGAAGCAGTTCGCCGCCACCATGGGCAGCTTCGCGGTCAACGCCAAGACCAACTCGGCCAAGCAGTTCGCCCAGCGCAGCCAGATCAGCGGCACCCCGTCGATCATCGTCAACGGCAAGTACCTGGTGAAGGGCAAGAGCTTCCCGGACATGCTGCGCATCGCCGACCACCTGATCGCCCGCGAACGCGGTGCGGCCCAGGCCCACTGA
- a CDS encoding c-type cytochrome — MRHARVLAVSALATAVVVAAAAFAQTTLTPLPDNGPINTASLEVDFSKTTWGDAKAGQTKATACAACHGADGNSTVEMYPSIAGQSERYSAQQMALIANGQRSSGAAVAMVPFVQNLTPQDMRDIGAFFATQKANAGIADDTVVAEGPYKGMKFYEIGQQLYRGGDAQRGLPACMACHGPSGAGNPGPAYPHIGGQHASYVARRLQEYQAGQTNETDKAHFQIMAAVAQKLTEQEVQALSSYLQGLHNKADDLAAEVAATRPAAAP; from the coding sequence ATGCGCCACGCTCGCGTTCTTGCCGTATCCGCCCTTGCTACCGCTGTCGTCGTTGCCGCCGCTGCCTTCGCGCAGACCACGTTGACCCCGCTGCCCGACAACGGGCCGATCAACACCGCCTCGCTGGAGGTGGACTTCAGCAAGACCACCTGGGGCGACGCCAAGGCCGGGCAGACCAAGGCCACGGCCTGCGCGGCCTGTCATGGCGCCGACGGCAACTCCACGGTGGAGATGTACCCCAGCATCGCCGGCCAGAGCGAACGCTACTCGGCCCAGCAGATGGCGCTGATCGCCAATGGCCAGCGCAGTTCCGGCGCGGCGGTGGCGATGGTGCCCTTCGTGCAGAACCTCACCCCGCAGGACATGCGCGATATCGGCGCGTTCTTCGCCACCCAGAAGGCCAACGCCGGCATCGCCGACGACACCGTGGTCGCCGAGGGCCCCTACAAGGGCATGAAGTTCTACGAGATCGGCCAGCAGCTGTACCGCGGTGGCGATGCCCAGCGCGGGCTGCCGGCCTGCATGGCCTGCCATGGCCCCAGCGGCGCCGGCAACCCCGGCCCGGCCTACCCGCATATCGGCGGCCAGCACGCCAGCTACGTCGCCCGCCGCCTGCAGGAGTACCAGGCCGGGCAGACCAACGAGACCGACAAGGCGCACTTCCAGATCATGGCCGCGGTCGCGCAGAAGCTGACCGAACAGGAGGTGCAGGCGCTCTCCAGCTATCTGCAGGGCCTGCACAACAAGGCCGACGATCTCGCCGCCGAGGTCGCCGCGACGCGACCGGCTGCCGCCCCCTGA
- a CDS encoding thiol:disulfide interchange protein DsbA/DsbL, giving the protein MRLIPRLLLSLLVLLPLAACAATPANAPLVEGKDYERIAQPGPFQPLAGKIEVVEVFGYTCPHCAHFEPKLAAWAAKLPADVRFTPVPAAFGGAWDAWALAYYAADEVGVAKRSHGAVFKALHVDGTLPMQNVSADELATFYTAYGVTADRYKQALRGEAVQQKVDAARAFAQRTQVPGTPALIINGQYLVRGKSFDDQLRIASALIAQARAARGR; this is encoded by the coding sequence ATGAGGTTGATTCCCCGCCTTCTGCTGTCCCTGCTGGTGCTGCTGCCGTTGGCGGCCTGCGCCGCCACCCCTGCCAACGCCCCGCTGGTCGAAGGCAAAGACTACGAGCGCATCGCCCAGCCCGGCCCGTTCCAGCCGCTGGCCGGCAAGATCGAGGTGGTCGAGGTCTTCGGCTACACCTGCCCGCACTGCGCCCATTTCGAACCGAAACTGGCGGCCTGGGCCGCCAAGCTGCCGGCCGACGTGCGCTTCACGCCGGTCCCGGCCGCCTTCGGCGGTGCGTGGGATGCCTGGGCCCTGGCCTATTACGCCGCCGATGAAGTGGGCGTGGCCAAGCGCAGCCATGGCGCGGTGTTCAAGGCCCTGCACGTTGACGGCACGCTGCCGATGCAGAACGTTTCGGCCGATGAGCTCGCCACCTTCTACACCGCCTATGGCGTCACGGCCGACCGCTACAAGCAGGCCCTGCGCGGTGAAGCGGTGCAGCAGAAGGTCGATGCGGCGCGCGCCTTCGCCCAGCGCACCCAGGTGCCGGGCACCCCGGCCCTCATCATCAATGGCCAGTACCTGGTCCGCGGCAAGAGCTTCGACGACCAGCTGCGCATCGCCTCGGCGCTGATCGCCCAGGCCCGCGCCGCCCGCGGCCGCTGA
- the fhuE gene encoding ferric-rhodotorulic acid/ferric-coprogen receptor FhuE → MIRPAFRPLQPQRLSRAVLAALCVVTPAAFAETAADPTTLDKVVVKGERAEGYSVRRTSAGTRFDLAPREIPQSVSIISHQRIEDQNLDDIIDVLANTTGVTSTQSDSERTEFYARGFYIDAYQFDGLPTQMVQNWSYGDSGLDLALYDRVEVVRGATGLLSGAGNPSASVNLIRKHADSAELAGSVSVNVGSWGRTRTTVDVGSALNASGSVRGRVIGSYLDTDAQMDRYNQHKTLGYVVIDADLTPDTQLSVGYDYQQKRANGATWGGFPMLFSDGSPTGYDESFNASPDWTYWDTTSKRAFATLQHAFSNGWKFKIGATHDETKADDKLFYPAYNDWVTGASFFDKNTGAGISPSSGFYNTERKVTGVDGYVDGPFQLFGREHQLMAGLSYNKRDYANYGDYQVGGAGQTWNPFTSYLNWTGNIAEPNWNPLALASEGTITQKAGYVAARLSLADPLKLILGARYTDWKSEGEGADRSHKETTPYAGLVFDINDTYSTYASYTEIFQPQTLKDRNGSYLDPVDGKSYEVGVKGAWFDNRLNASLAVFRIEQDNVGQITGEPVPGSQNEFAYRAARGTVSRGFEFELNGELAPGWNATFGASRYVAKDANDADINTNLPQTALKLFTSYTPQSLQALTVGGGANWQNRIYYAVPAYGRIEQSGYALVSAFVRYRISPEFSVQANLNNLLDKKYLSQINGYGAYGDGRNGSLTFTWSF, encoded by the coding sequence ATGATCCGTCCCGCCTTCCGTCCCCTGCAGCCGCAGCGGCTCTCCCGTGCCGTGCTCGCCGCGCTCTGCGTCGTCACCCCGGCGGCCTTCGCTGAAACCGCCGCCGACCCGACCACGCTCGACAAGGTCGTGGTGAAGGGCGAGCGCGCCGAAGGCTACTCGGTGCGCCGCACGTCGGCCGGCACCCGCTTCGACCTCGCCCCGCGCGAGATCCCGCAGTCGGTCAGCATCATCAGCCACCAGCGCATCGAAGATCAGAACCTGGACGACATCATCGACGTGCTGGCCAACACCACCGGTGTCACCAGCACCCAGTCCGACAGCGAGCGCACCGAGTTCTACGCGCGCGGCTTCTACATCGATGCCTACCAGTTCGATGGCCTGCCGACGCAGATGGTGCAGAACTGGAGCTACGGCGATTCCGGCCTGGACCTGGCGCTGTATGACCGCGTGGAAGTGGTCCGCGGCGCCACCGGCCTGCTCAGCGGCGCCGGCAATCCGTCGGCCTCGGTGAACCTGATCCGCAAGCACGCCGACAGCGCCGAGCTGGCCGGCAGCGTGTCGGTGAACGTCGGCAGCTGGGGCCGCACCCGCACCACCGTGGACGTGGGCAGCGCGCTCAACGCCAGCGGCAGCGTGCGTGGCCGCGTGATCGGCAGCTATCTGGACACCGACGCGCAGATGGATCGCTACAACCAGCACAAGACCCTGGGCTATGTGGTGATCGATGCCGACCTGACTCCGGACACCCAGCTGAGCGTCGGCTACGACTACCAGCAGAAGCGCGCCAACGGCGCGACCTGGGGCGGCTTCCCGATGCTGTTCTCCGACGGCAGCCCGACCGGCTACGACGAATCGTTCAACGCCAGCCCGGACTGGACCTACTGGGACACCACCAGCAAGCGCGCGTTCGCCACCCTGCAGCATGCCTTCAGCAACGGCTGGAAGTTCAAGATCGGCGCCACCCACGATGAGACCAAGGCCGACGACAAGCTGTTCTACCCGGCCTACAACGACTGGGTCACCGGTGCCTCCTTCTTCGACAAGAACACCGGTGCCGGCATTTCGCCGTCGTCCGGCTTCTACAACACCGAGCGCAAGGTCACCGGCGTCGATGGCTATGTCGATGGGCCGTTCCAGCTGTTCGGCCGCGAACACCAGCTGATGGCAGGCCTGAGCTACAACAAGCGCGACTACGCCAACTACGGCGATTACCAGGTCGGCGGCGCCGGCCAGACCTGGAACCCGTTCACCAGCTACCTCAACTGGACCGGCAACATCGCCGAGCCGAACTGGAACCCGCTGGCGCTGGCCAGTGAAGGCACCATCACCCAGAAGGCCGGCTACGTGGCCGCCCGCCTGTCGCTGGCCGATCCGCTGAAGCTGATCCTCGGTGCGCGCTACACCGACTGGAAGAGCGAAGGTGAAGGCGCCGACCGCTCGCACAAGGAAACCACGCCCTACGCCGGCCTGGTGTTCGACATCAACGACACCTACTCGACCTATGCCAGCTACACCGAGATCTTCCAGCCGCAGACGCTGAAGGACCGCAATGGCAGCTACCTCGACCCGGTCGACGGCAAGAGCTACGAAGTGGGCGTGAAGGGCGCCTGGTTCGACAACCGCCTGAATGCCTCGCTGGCGGTGTTCCGCATCGAGCAGGACAACGTCGGCCAGATCACCGGCGAGCCGGTGCCCGGCAGCCAGAACGAATTCGCCTATCGCGCCGCGCGCGGTACGGTCAGCCGTGGCTTCGAGTTCGAGCTGAACGGTGAACTGGCACCGGGCTGGAACGCGACCTTCGGTGCCTCGCGTTACGTGGCCAAGGACGCCAACGATGCCGACATCAACACCAACCTGCCGCAGACCGCGCTGAAGCTGTTCACCAGCTACACCCCGCAATCGCTGCAGGCGCTGACCGTCGGCGGTGGTGCCAACTGGCAGAACCGGATCTATTACGCGGTTCCGGCCTACGGCCGCATCGAGCAGAGCGGCTATGCGCTGGTCAGTGCGTTCGTGCGCTACCGCATCTCGCCGGAGTTCAGCGTGCAGGCCAACCTCAACAACCTGCTGGACAAGAAGTACCTGTCGCAGATCAATGGCTACGGGGCCTACGGCGATGGCCGCAACGGCTCGCTGACCTTCACCTGGTCGTTCTGA